atgcgcagtaagatctgtcagctggaggcgctctatttaaaggggcagtcctccactgacagatgctgcaacaaatagcaaagatgactgcatggagcagtccagggggaaggctgctcccagtttaatgatgcctcaccccaggtatcaatacatggggtgaggaggagggggaggacagagatcttccacccggcaggcgggaggaagcggcctgcctctgccaccaggaagacctggctcgaggtggcagaggaggtcaccagcgccaccaacatatcgcccacctgcacagtgcaggaggcggtccaatgacctcagtaggtcagccacagtgagtacacatagtctttcccctacactccgtctgccacatcactgcccccaccccacatctccttcggcactgccaacactactctgtcacatcacccctcatacccactcaaaccccattctcatcttacctgcacctactcacctcgccagtactcaccccgccactaccatgcaacccaatcctcatacaatctcatggctctatcccatactcaccctctcgtgcatctctctcacggccagcctcactcaacctgccaccacctgtgctgtagccacagggcatgcatcacatatgtgcagtaggcagcgtaaggcaaacgtgtcgtgagcatgaaggggatgcacaagggtgtttgagggtttgtcatggttgttacttctattgaatttcagaactcacatcacacattatattggtaccactactgccatgtcttcgcgaatcctgtcctgtttgtgcaataatgcccgctcctgggtatcactatgaggacccaccactgatgccacacattgtgtcactgcagagtgggtgtaggtgtatttgcagggctcttctgcgcagacgactgagagacatcagcgatgtccccggttgcaccctggaaggctgtggaggagaagttcgggagggcggtggtgactttgacagcgacagataggaagatggtgcacgggccagccaggagcagctcagcatgaaagaggctgcagatgtccacggctacatgtcgagtgactctgagcctccgtgtgtactgctgcttagagaggtccaggaggctgagcctcggtctgtggaacctgtggcgagggtagtgccctctgtgatgcatctctctctgcggtagccctccctcctgctgtacaggtggatgtgtcacagcactctgttgtggagctccacgtgtcagaggtggacggcgtggatggtgatgctgttcgccctccgaggaggtcatgactgcagctacggcggccccccatccacaagatgtacatctgagggggtccacaaggtaggtacatgtctccggaccccggggtaagtgtgcagattggtgactttgaccgtcaggaggaaggtggtggaggccaaactttgtcccaagtgacagaatggcctcctgcaatgggtgagggtctccccccccatcaaatggacctttgcagctgcaacacgtccattccatctgggagtgtttcccccagtgtgggaaacagtcccatgttgatccaaaatcacacacagtcccttaatcaggtcagttaatgacctgaaatagctacataaatactctcaagtggcatcccgctggctttaattgcctgcgggattcccaccagcgggggctgcgcgcgcacaccggcgcgtcagcggggaacccggaagtgggcgggatcgaggcgggatcctggattttacgattttcgaggcccccccccgccgagaacgcacccgatagtgggtgctaaaatcgggcccttggtGTTTGCTTTCCTGTGAAAAAGTGGAGGATTTTTCACATGGGAATCATAACACAGAATGAAAGATAACCAATTTGTTAAAGCAGTTTTAAAACCTCCTTTGCTGTGCAAAAAATAAAGTAATATTTTCATTTGGTTCTTGGAATTTATAATACAGTAAATGTATACAGTGGTTTAAAAtagagaagttacaacatggaaacaggccattcagcccaaccagtccatgtcggtGATTACCCTCTACGCGAGCACacaggcctggaatttcctgcatATTTGCACACAGATACACGAGCAATCGGGGCGCAAATCAAATACGCAGCCTAAAAGATCGTGGAATCAGTTACGCGCGTAAGTACAACACACCCAAATCTCTTCAGTCTTTTACGATCGTCTAACAATCCCTCCGCCCAAATGTATCTCCGCGTATAATAACGGCCTTGCCCCTAAGTTACAGAGCCTTACGAGTTTCACGCAACTGCGCTTGCTCAGAGGCTCTTTTCAAATTACAACCAGATTTTCAGACGCAGCAGAAAACAAAgtaatttttctggtgttttactGCCATTTTCCCAgcgttttttttaaacctatcctCAGAgatctgcactgtattttctgtttctttgaatggatTTTTATGGCATAAAATGTCTAAGTAACATTAAAACTGAAAAGCTTCCATGATTGCAGGTTGTTAAACacgctgtgcctaatgtgcatgaatgatggttgaatgaattgaaactttaattttcatacttaaaataTATGGTGTGATTTCCACCCCTTCCTTGGGCCCCGATTGTGTATGCTGAATTATGCCCATTTATGggcatattctaatgagattTGAAGGAAATTTGAGCGCAACTTTACATCGGCAGAATGGGCTTGAGAACATGTGCATTTGAGTCTAATTTCCGGGTTCCGCCAACGGAGGAAATTCCATATTTCTCATCACATTTGCCCACCCTATTCCCAATATTCTAGCATTGACTTAACATTGTATAAAGCATACCTCTGTAAGTTTATTTCGGATCAAAGTAGCAGAGACATTTAAGGAATTATCCCCCATGTCCACCTTTGGTATTTCTGGAAGTTTTGGTCCTAATACTACTGTAGTACTATCAGTATTTAATCCGCCAAATACATTAATGTCCATTTGTTGATTTCTTTTCTTCCTGTCCTGCAGCTGAGTAGTCCTAGGAACAAATCTAGAGTCACAAGTCCTAACATTAAGGGACTGGCTTTTTCTTTCTGAACTCGGAGAATCCTTAAAATCACAAGATTTGTCCAAATGCTGGTCACGAAACCAAGGTACTTCAGATTTAAAGCATGAAGAGTTTTCAGTATAAGGAGGGAAGTCTTTAGGTAATGTTCCATGTGATGAAGGCATTTGAGCATATTTTTGACTGACCCTTGATATGGATGAAGATAGTTGATAGTTTGGCTGTGGTGGAGGCAACAACATTGGGTAACCATACATGGAAAAATCTGTATTCCACTCCTGCTGGTCGGGCTGTGAACTGCCACAATGTTCAGGCTTTTCAGAAAATGCTTCCCTTGTGATATTCGGTAATATAACTGGATTCCCAACTTTCTTTTCTGTCTTGTACAGGTCTATATCTAAAAAGACAAATGTGAAGAAGTATAGTAGGTAGATATTTGTTTGTAAGATAAGTTGGATACTACAAATTTCCTCAGATATATACACTGTATATGCAGCATGGATGAGAAACTTCATTGTGAAATGTAACATGATTCTTCATGAGATTATACTAAAAATGGCCACTGCTGTACTACAACATAAACAAATACACCTCTAGGTTCACTATTCTCATTACATTAAGGGTTCTTATCCGAGTTAGAAAGTTGtagattcaagccccattccaggatttgAATCTAAACCGACGCTTGAGTgccatgtaaaaaaaaatacaaacaaacTTACAAAATGTATCAGCTATGatataaacagaaaaaaaacacctGGTATCATTTAGCCAATGACTTCACATCTTGATTAATTACTGGAAGCATTAAGTGTCAGCGGTGGGTcaatggtagcacacttgcctcggagtcagaaggctttgggttcaagtcccactccagagaattgagcacaaaatctaggctgccactcccactgcagtactgagggagtgctgtactgtcagaggtgtcgtctttcggatgagacattaaacagaggttctgtctgccctcttggaTGGACCTAaatgatcctgtggcactatttcgaagaagaacagggcattctccccggtgtcctggccaatatttatccttcaacccacatcactaaaacagattatcttattgctgtttgtgggatcttgctgtgtgcaaattgggtgttgtgtttcctacattacaacagtgactacacttcaaaagtatttcattggctgtaaagcactttggatgtcctgaggttgtgaaaggcactacataaatgcaaattctttctttctattactgTAATGCACTCGATTTGTTAATGTCACGCATAAAAAGACTATTACTCATATATGCTTGTTATAGCTGAAAGATTTTAATATCAGAACATAAAACAAACCTAACATGTTGCTAAATGATAAAAATAACTAAGCTTTCAATTTGATCCAACACAAACAAGCCTATTATACTAAACACTAAAATACATTTATTGCATGTGGATTAATGTGCTAtggatttaatttaaaaataggaAAGTAGCTATCAGTTTTGAAAATAACAAACAGACCATTTTATTTCAGATATCAATATGCAAAAGAGACTATCATAAACTACCAAGAAATTCTTCTTATAAGATGAGACAAAAAGCATTAATGTAAAATGCTTGTGCAGTTTTTTTTATATCAACTTTCTTATAATTGAAAGTTTCATATTATAAATTTAAGTAATCCTTCAATTCAGTGCTTTCTACTATAAGTGTTTATATATAGACCATGGGCCTCTATCACACATAGTAAGCGGCCCACTAAGATAAAAGATATGAACACCCCTGAAGTACAGGCTCCCTGATGGTTTAAGACAGTGAATAGCAGAGCCATGCAGACCAAGTAGAATGCAAGTTCAGTCTCTGGTTTTTGCCTAGTAAACTAATCACAGCTGGGGAAGTGGAAGGAGCATTAATAcatcaacataggaacaggagtaggccattcagcccctcatgcctgctccgccattttataagatcatggctgatctgtgatctagctccatatacctgcctttggcccatatcccttaatacctttggttgccaaaaagctatctatctcagatttaaatttaacaattgagctagtatcaattgccgtttgcggaagagagttccaaacttctaccaacctttgtgtgtagaaatgttttctaatctcactcctgaacggtctggctctaatttttagactgtgccccctactcctagaatccccaaccagcggaaatagtttctctctatccaccctatctgttccccttaatatcgtatgaacttcgatcagatcaccccttaatcttctaaactccagagaatacaaccccaatttgtgtaatctctcctcgtaacttaacccttaaagtctgggtatcattctagtagacctatgctgcactccctccaaggccaatatgtccttccgaaggtgcggtgcccagaactgctcacagtactccaggtgcggtctaaccagggttttgtatagctgcagcataacttctgcccccttgtactctagtcttctagatataaaggcctgcattccatttgccttcttgattattttctgcacctgttcaagacacttcaatgatctatgtacctgaaaccctaagtccctttggacatccattgtttttaactttttaccatttagaaagtatcctgttctatccttttttgatccaaagtggatgacctcacatttgtctacattgaattccatttgccacagttttgctcattcacctaatctatcaagaacgctttgtaattttatgttttcatctacactgtttacaatgacacaaagattggtggcatcggcaaacttagatatgagactttctatgccttcatctaagtcgttaataaatattgtgaataattgaggccccaagacagatccctgccggactccactagtcacatcctgccaatgtaagtacctacccattatccctactctctgtcgcctttcgctcagccaacttcctaaccaagtccgtacttttccctcagttccatgggcttctatcttagctaacagtctcttatgtgggaccttatcaaatgccttctggaagtccatataaataacatccattgacattcccctgtccactactttagtcacctcttcaaaaaat
This DNA window, taken from Heptranchias perlo isolate sHepPer1 chromosome 2, sHepPer1.hap1, whole genome shotgun sequence, encodes the following:
- the rbm48 gene encoding RNA-binding protein 48 → MAAPAPELLKHHQQKSVCFTRPKYREGRRLRAVKVYTINLESRHLLIQGVPAVGVMKELIELFALYGTIEEYSVLDEYPAEEFTEVYLIKYQRLQSARIAKRKQDERSFFGGLLHVCYAPEFETVEDTRAKLKERRRYIMRATGNKDIDLYKTEKKVGNPVILPNITREAFSEKPEHCGSSQPDQQEWNTDFSMYGYPMLLPPPQPNYQLSSSISRVSQKYAQMPSSHGTLPKDFPPYTENSSCFKSEVPWFRDQHLDKSCDFKDSPSSERKSQSLNVRTCDSRFVPRTTQLQDRKKRNQQMDINVFGGLNTDSTTVVLGPKLPEIPKVDMGDNSLNVSATLIRNKLTEVLSVSTTEAEVPQTKPPKQRRRI